The Pontibacter sp. SGAir0037 DNA segment AGGCTTCGGTGTTTTCCTGCAACTCTTTTTTGGGGTTATGGTTACGCAAGTGCCCTTTGTTGCTGATGCCTTTGCCTTTGTAAGTAAGTTGTTTGTAAAGCTTTTGAGCTTTTCACAGGCCGGAGCCGAGTTTCTGTTCGGAAACCTGGCAAATCCTGCTCAGAATGGTGGATTGGGTTTTATTTTCGCCTTTTCAGTATTGCCTACTATTATCTTTTTCTCTACTGTTTCGGCTGGTTTATACTACCTCGGCGTGTTGCAGAAAATAGTTTTCGGGATTGCCTGGATTATGTCTAAAGGCATGCGCCTGTCTGGTGCCGAAAGTTTATCAGCGGCCGGGAACATCTTTTTAGGGCAGACGGAGGCCCCGCTACTGGTGCGCCCCTTTATTGGCAATATGACCCGTTCTGAGCTGATGTGCCTGATGACCGGTGGTATGGCTACCCTGGCGGGTGGTGTACTGGCTGCTTATGTGGCTTTTCTGGGAGGGGATGACCCGGCGCAGCAGGCTATCTTTGCAGCGCACCTCTTAACGGCTTCTATTATGAATGCCCCTGCCGGCATTGTGCTGGCTAAAATGTTGGTGCCTGAAACAGAACCTGAAAAAATAAATACCGCATTAGAGGTAAACGAGGAGCAGCTTGGTGTAAACCTGGTAGATGCCTTGTCGCGGGGAGCAGCGGATGGCTTAAGGCTGGCAGCCAATGTGGGAGGTATGTTGTTGGCTTTTATAGCTGTAATAGCGCTTTTAAACTATATCCTTATTAAAATAGGTGGCGTAACCGGTTTAAATGAAATGGTTATCAGCAGCACCAATGGGCAGTTCGATGGATTTTCCTTTCAGTATATACTGGGGCAGGTATTCAGAATTTTTGCTTTTATAATGGGGGTGCCTTGGGTAGATACCCTGCAGGTGGGTAGCTTGTTAGGCCAGAAAACAGCCGTAAACGAATTTGTTGCTTACCTGGACTTGGCAAATATGAAGGCTGCAGGTACGTTAAGCCCTAAATCGCTGGTGATGGCTACGTATGCGCTGTGCGGTTTTTCTAACTTCAGTTCTATAGCCATACAAATCGGAGGTATAGGAAGCATGGCACCTGGGCAGCAGGGAAATCTTTCTAAGTTAGGCTTCCTGGCACTTCTTGGTGCTTCGCTAGCCTGTATGATGACGGCAACAGTAGCTGGTATGCTCTTTAGTTTAGACGCTTAAGCATTCAACATAAACTCAGGTTAAAAAGGGAAGTCCCCGCTCTCCGTTAAGAGCGGGGACTTCCCTTTTTTTCGCCATCAAGTTGTTGCAAATGAACTTTATGAATAAGTGCAGAGTTGGGTGTAGCAAATTATATTCACGCCAACTATTTTTAAATGAAGGGAGCATCTACCGGTTTTGGAAAGGGTATATTTGTTCTAGCTGTCTTGGTTTTGATAGCCCTGCCTGCAACACTTGTGGCGCAGGTGAAAATGGAGAAGCACAGTAAGAGCTACAGGCAAAGCTTTGATGAATTGCCTGCTTCGGGAACAGGTGCCTGGGCAAGTGGCCAGGAGTATTTGCCCGGTTGGCGTGTAACCAGAAGCGTAACAACAGACGACAAGCTTACTGCCGGGAACGGATCAAGTAATACCGGAGGTCTCTATAGTTATGGTAGCAACAACTCTTCCGACAGAGCTTTAGGTGCCGTAACTTCTCTTAATGCCGGAGAGTTTGCCTATAACCTGCTTCTACAGAACAAAACAGGCGCTACTGTTAGTGCAGTCGAAGTAAGTTACTATGGCGAGCAGTGGCGCAGCGGGAGTGTTACGACCAATGTACAGCATATTTCCTGCTGGTATATTATTACCGATAATCCGTCTGCGGTAAATCTGTCTCCGAAAACCGATATTGGCTGGACAGAAGTTCCTGCGCTTCATTTCAAAAGCCCCGTAAACAGAACTGCCGGGGGAGCATTAAACGGAAATTCACCAGCTAACAGATCCTTTCTTGCCACTTTTCTGCCCGACGAAATTCCGGCTGAACATTACCTGCTGTTGCGTTGGAAAGATGCCGATGAACCTGAAATGGACCATGGGCTGGCTATTGATGATGTTAGCGTCAGCTGGACTGTTGAAGATGACTATATTGTACTGCCCGTGGAGCTGATGAACTTTAAAGCCAGCATAGCAGACGATTTTATTGTACTGGATTGGGACACTGCCTCTGAAACTGAAAATGACTTTTATGAAGTAGAGCGAAGCCTCAATGGCCATTTTTTTCAGTCTATCGGCAAAGTAATGGGAGCAGGCAATTCATCTCAGACGATACATTATACATTCAAAGATATGCTTCCGGTTGCAGGTACCTTATACTATAGGTTAAAGCAGGTGGATTTTAACAAAAAGGTTTCTTATTCCTCTATAATAGCTAAAGAGTGGGCGCCCAGCGCTCCTAAAGCAATTCTTTTTCCTACCATCACGTCAGAATGGCTTACTGTGGAGTTACCGCATACTTCTTCCAGCCACATGATGCAGGTTATTTCCAAGGCAGGGCACAGGGTCATGACACAGACTATTAGCAGAAGGGGAGGCTACTATGTGCTCGACGTTTCCGGGCTCAGCAGGGGCACTTACCTGTTGGTGCTTCAGGATGAACAGGGACAGAAAAAAACGCAACAGTTCATTAAGAAGTAGCTCTTTTCCGATGTCCGGGTATTAGCATGGTCTGCTGGGGTAATCATGGCATTTTAATAAAATTTACGGTGTAGGAAAGCAGCCGCGCATGTTGCGTTACGTGCATGCGAGTAAGGTATAATTAAAAAGAAAAGGCAGGCATATGAAAGGGAGCCGGCAAGTCATATTGCCAGATTCGTATTTAATAACTACCTTAGTAGCAGATTTTTAGTTTGGCCTGGCTTTTTGCATGTCAGCTTTTTTAAAAGAATTAATCATAAGGAAATACTTTATTCTTGATTCTCAAGCTTGAACGGTTTAGCCATGGTTTCTAACCAACAATACAATACCATTACTTGTTTTTAAAGTTATATACATGAGCTATACAGATGCAACTGTTTCTGCACGATATAAAGTAGTTTCTTATGAGGAGGCATCATCAGAAGTAAAGGAAATTTATGATGAAACCATGCGGGTGCTACAGTTACCTTTTGTCTTGAATTGGTTTAAGTGCCAGGGAAGCAATGCTACCTTACTGCGTGGAAACTGGACGAAGCTGAAGTCTACCCTGATTGAAGGACAGGTACCCAATATTCTGAAACAACTGATCATTTACAATGCCTCCAAACAAAGAGGCTGCGATTACTGTGCCCATGCCCACGGCTTATTTGCCGATAGCATGAGCAGCATGATCAGCGACGATGAAAACTTTAAGGTAACGGCCAATCTGGATGCGCCTGCTTTGCCAAACAGCTATAAGGTAGCCGTAAAACTGGTAACAAAGGCTGCGCTTCATCCTGAAGCTGTAAATGAGAATGATTTCCAGGATTTGGAAAAGGAAGGTTTCTCTGAGGAAGAGATTTTAGAATTAATGTCTCAGGCTGACTTAGTTAATATGTTAAATACAATTGCAACTTTATCTGGTATAAAAATTGATAATGAGCTGCTCGAAGCAGAGTTTTAGAATATTATTCCTTTTATAGTTTTAGATGCAGTGATAGTATCAGACAATCAAGTTTTCAGAATTACCTACGAAGCTTTTTCAAAGTTTTCAAATTGCCTGATCAAAAGCCAGACTTTCGATGAGCTGGCTTCCTGCTTTAAAATTAATCTGAAGTACCTTTTTAATTTTCATACTTTCAGAGCCAGTTATCGGCGCGGGAATACCTGCATACACCTTATGGTAACCTCTCAGGGAGCTACCATAGAAATTGATGAGAAACTTCATTATCTGGCGTATGAGGAGCTTTTGCATGAGAAGGGAATTCCAATGTTCTGGCCTGATCCGTATGTGTTTAACTTACCGGAGGCATACCAGGTACCTGCTTCCGAAGAGGCAGAACTTTGGGGCTGGTGTTTTAACCATGGGCAGCAACGCGAGATAATTGTTTCCCTTTTAGCCGGAAAGAGCCAGCAGTTCACAAAAAAACATATTCCTTTTTTAACCCTTGTGGCTGAAAATCTGGAATCCAAGCTGCTGGAATTATGTTTGTTCAGAGAACTGGATGAGAAGAACCTGAAACTACAGGATGCGCTCACCACTATTCATAGTAAGAACAAAGAAATTTCCTCCATTATAGAGGTGCAGAAAGAAATTATAGGCATGCGGACACAGGAACTTTCGGCTAAAAATGAGAAGCTCCTGGAAATATCTGTTTTAAACGCGCATCATGTTCGCGAGCCTTTAAGCCGTATTCTGGGGCTTATTTCTGTAATGGAGTATTATAAATCAGTTGAAGAAATTAAAGTAGAAGTTTTACCCAGGCTGAGAAAGTCATCGCAGGATCTTGACTTGGCTTTGCAGGATGTAATATCCAAAGCAACGAAAGACCTGGTTGAATTAAAAGCCTAAGTATATAAAGATGAAGAAAGTTTTGCTTGTGGATGATGTGGAGATATCTAACTTTATCATGCTTAGGATGATAGAGAATTTTGCCCCATCTTATGTAGTTCAGGACTTCACTGATCCTGTTGCTGCTTTTTCATCGTTGGAAGCTTATGGTCCGGATGTTGTTTTTCTGGATCTGAACATGCCTGTAATGGATGGTTGGCAGTTCCTGAACAGTATGAAGGAAAAGAACCTGAACTATAAAGTGTATGTTCTTACTTCTTCTACCAGCGAGCTGGACAAACAACGTGCAGCTGCTTACGGCAATGTGGTTAACTTTCTTATAAAGCCTATCGAAGAAGCCGATATTGAGCATATACTCCAGGTAATATAGCCTTTCTTGCTAAGCCTGCAGCCATCATTTAAACTGCTCCTGCGGTTGGCCTGCCCCTGTTAGCTGTATATGGCCATTGCTCTGGCCGGACAGCACTCACCTGTATATTAGGATGTATAAATACTTAACGCTACCTTTGTGGCTATATGACTCTTTTTGCTGTAGTAGAACTATAGTTGGTCTTTTACAGTTGAAGAGGTATAGATGGAAGTAAATGCAGGAATAGATCAGATCTTCCTGTTCAATCTTTTTCTCATCTCTTAACTGCTCTGTAAAATGAAAAGAGCAGCCTTATTTAGAAAAATCAATTAATGACATTCGAGAACTTAAACCTTATAGAGCCTATTTTAAAGGCTCTGCAAACTGAAGGTTATACCAAGCCAACTCCTATTCAGGCGCAGGCGATACCATACATACTTCAGAAAAGAGACCTGCTGGGCTGCGCTCAGACCGGTACCGGAAAAACAGCTGCTTTTTCCATTCCTATTCTGCAGTTGCTATACAATCAGCCAAAGCAGAAAGGACATAAAACTATAAAATCTCTTATTTTAACGCCTACTCGTGAGCTTGCTATACAGATTGGCGAAAGCATGGCTGCTTACGGTAGCAATACTGGCTTAAAGCATACCGTTATTTTTGGTGGTGTGCCGCAACGCCCGCAAACAGATGCCCTAAGAGCTGGCATCGATATACTGGTTGCCACACCTGGTCGTTTGCTCGACCTGATGGGGCAGAAGTTTATAGACCTGCAGCATATAGAATTGTTTGTACTGGATGAGGCAGACCGCATGCTGGACATGGGCTTTATACATGATGTGAAAAAAGTGCTTAAAGTGTTGCCTGAGAAAAAGCAGTCTTTGTTCTTCTCAGCCACTATGGCTCCCGAAATCATGAAATTGGCTGATACCATTCTGGTAGATCCTGCTAAAGTGGAAGTAACGCCTGTTTCGTCTACCGCCAATACCATTCAGCAGGCAGTATATTATGTGAAGAAGTCGGATAAGAAAAACCTCCTGATTCACCTGCTGAAGGATGGGACCATAGATCGTGCCCTTGTGTTTACACGCACAAAGCATGGGGCTGACCGGGTGGCGAAAGATATGACAAAAGCCGGTGTACAGGCCGAGGCTATTCATGGCAATAAATCCCAGAATGCCCGTGTTCGTGCTCTCAATAACTTCAAGAGCAGCGAAACCCGTGTGCTGGTAGCAACAGATATAGCAGCCAGGGGAATAGATGTAGACGATCTGTCGCATGTGATCAACTATGAGTTGCCAAACGAGCCTGAAACCTACGTACACCGTATTGGCCGAACAGGGCGTGCAGGTGCCAGTGGGGTAGCTTTGTCTTTTTGCGATGCCGAAGAGACAGCTTACCTGGTAAGTATACAAAAGCTAATTAACAAATCGGTGCCCGTGATTGATAACCACCCGTACCCGCTTACAGCCAAAGATTTTGCCGAGGCAGCCACCACGGTAAAGCAGCAAAAAGGCAGAGGCGGACGTGGAGGCAGAAACCGTGTCAACGCACCACAAGGCAGTTCCGGCGGTGGGAACAGACCTAATTCAGCCACCGGAGGCGCAAATGCCGGTGGTCAGAACAGGCGTTGGGGTAACAAACCAAAGTCTGCCAAAGCCTGACAGGTACGGCACAAACAGAAGAGGCGGGAATTAATTCCCGCCTCTTCTGTTTGTGCCGTACCTGTTATTGCAAAAAAGGTGCGATTTGTTGTAATGTATAATGTTTGGAATTCAGGAGCATCACCTAACAAAATGCAGGATAATTGTATAAATTGCAGCTCTTTTAGAATGAACACTTTACTTATACTAGAATTCTCTGAATGGCATCCGTTCGTATTGTTCCTTGTACTCTTTCCGACATTTCCTTATTAAAAGATATCGCGATCAGGTCTTATAAAAACCACTACATCTATTTGTGGTACGATGGAGGAGAAGATTATATAGAGCAGAGCTTTGGAGAGGACAGGCTTGCAGAAGAACATGCAGATCCGAATGCGGCCTTCTTTCTGATTTATAAAGAGGACGAATTGGTTGGCTTCCTAAAACTTAATATCGACCAGGCCTTAGAGGGGTATACAGCGCAGGAGAGCCTGGAACTGGAGCGAATTTATTTGCTGAAGAAGGCTTCGGGCAGAGGCATTGGCAGTGAAGTAGTAGCTTTTACAAAAGAATATGCCCGACAGCGTGGCAAAAAGGTAGTCTGGCTAAAAGCAATGGATAGCAGCCACCAAGCCCTCAGGTTCTATATACAGAACGGCTTCGAAATATGCGGTACTTACCACCTCGAGATGCCCCAGATGAAAGAAGAATACAGGGGAATGTATATGATGAAACTTCAGATCTGAAGCGATTTGTTTTATCTGGTTCCGGCAGCTGCCTCAGCCTGATGACCTCAAGGCTACGGAAGCGGATCTTTTTGGTTTTGTTTTAATTTAATATTTTTTACCTTTATTTTTGATAAAATATTAAATTTAATCACCTTTTAATGTAATGTTAATCGGTATTTAATTCGGGTGCCTTTTTTTGTAATGTGGCTTACAGTCTCATTACTCATTCTAAAAGAAGACGCCTGTGAAGAAGATTATAATACCGACAGACCTTACCCTGCACTCACTTAACCTCATTAAATATGCTTTGCACCTGTTAAAAGGAGAAACCTGCCAGATCCTTTTGGTGCACCTGATTCCGCTGCCTGATTCTATCACAGAGTTGCTCATGCTCCCCCGCGATGAGAACAGGCTGGAGAAACCAACCGAAAGCTTTACCAAAGCTTTGGAGCGACTTCAGAAGTCTTACGCTATCGAAATCAACAGCATTCGGGTTTCCCATGTTTACTGTGACAGCTCTCTGCATCTCCAGAATTTCATTGTAAGGAACAAAGTAGAGCTTGT contains these protein-coding regions:
- a CDS encoding carboxymuconolactone decarboxylase family protein, whose protein sequence is MSYTDATVSARYKVVSYEEASSEVKEIYDETMRVLQLPFVLNWFKCQGSNATLLRGNWTKLKSTLIEGQVPNILKQLIIYNASKQRGCDYCAHAHGLFADSMSSMISDDENFKVTANLDAPALPNSYKVAVKLVTKAALHPEAVNENDFQDLEKEGFSEEEILELMSQADLVNMLNTIATLSGIKIDNELLEAEF
- a CDS encoding GNAT family N-acetyltransferase, which encodes MASVRIVPCTLSDISLLKDIAIRSYKNHYIYLWYDGGEDYIEQSFGEDRLAEEHADPNAAFFLIYKEDELVGFLKLNIDQALEGYTAQESLELERIYLLKKASGRGIGSEVVAFTKEYARQRGKKVVWLKAMDSSHQALRFYIQNGFEICGTYHLEMPQMKEEYRGMYMMKLQI
- a CDS encoding response regulator → MKKVLLVDDVEISNFIMLRMIENFAPSYVVQDFTDPVAAFSSLEAYGPDVVFLDLNMPVMDGWQFLNSMKEKNLNYKVYVLTSSTSELDKQRAAAYGNVVNFLIKPIEEADIEHILQVI
- a CDS encoding NupC/NupG family nucleoside CNT transporter, which gives rise to MLDIFRGFIGLIALLAIAFLFSKNKKRIDWKLVGFGVFLQLFFGVMVTQVPFVADAFAFVSKLFVKLLSFSQAGAEFLFGNLANPAQNGGLGFIFAFSVLPTIIFFSTVSAGLYYLGVLQKIVFGIAWIMSKGMRLSGAESLSAAGNIFLGQTEAPLLVRPFIGNMTRSELMCLMTGGMATLAGGVLAAYVAFLGGDDPAQQAIFAAHLLTASIMNAPAGIVLAKMLVPETEPEKINTALEVNEEQLGVNLVDALSRGAADGLRLAANVGGMLLAFIAVIALLNYILIKIGGVTGLNEMVISSTNGQFDGFSFQYILGQVFRIFAFIMGVPWVDTLQVGSLLGQKTAVNEFVAYLDLANMKAAGTLSPKSLVMATYALCGFSNFSSIAIQIGGIGSMAPGQQGNLSKLGFLALLGASLACMMTATVAGMLFSLDA
- a CDS encoding DEAD/DEAH box helicase, encoding MTFENLNLIEPILKALQTEGYTKPTPIQAQAIPYILQKRDLLGCAQTGTGKTAAFSIPILQLLYNQPKQKGHKTIKSLILTPTRELAIQIGESMAAYGSNTGLKHTVIFGGVPQRPQTDALRAGIDILVATPGRLLDLMGQKFIDLQHIELFVLDEADRMLDMGFIHDVKKVLKVLPEKKQSLFFSATMAPEIMKLADTILVDPAKVEVTPVSSTANTIQQAVYYVKKSDKKNLLIHLLKDGTIDRALVFTRTKHGADRVAKDMTKAGVQAEAIHGNKSQNARVRALNNFKSSETRVLVATDIAARGIDVDDLSHVINYELPNEPETYVHRIGRTGRAGASGVALSFCDAEETAYLVSIQKLINKSVPVIDNHPYPLTAKDFAEAATTVKQQKGRGGRGGRNRVNAPQGSSGGGNRPNSATGGANAGGQNRRWGNKPKSAKA
- a CDS encoding T9SS type A sorting domain-containing protein; its protein translation is MIALPATLVAQVKMEKHSKSYRQSFDELPASGTGAWASGQEYLPGWRVTRSVTTDDKLTAGNGSSNTGGLYSYGSNNSSDRALGAVTSLNAGEFAYNLLLQNKTGATVSAVEVSYYGEQWRSGSVTTNVQHISCWYIITDNPSAVNLSPKTDIGWTEVPALHFKSPVNRTAGGALNGNSPANRSFLATFLPDEIPAEHYLLLRWKDADEPEMDHGLAIDDVSVSWTVEDDYIVLPVELMNFKASIADDFIVLDWDTASETENDFYEVERSLNGHFFQSIGKVMGAGNSSQTIHYTFKDMLPVAGTLYYRLKQVDFNKKVSYSSIIAKEWAPSAPKAILFPTITSEWLTVELPHTSSSHMMQVISKAGHRVMTQTISRRGGYYVLDVSGLSRGTYLLVLQDEQGQKKTQQFIKK